TTGCGGTGCAAGTACGGACAGTAAAGATACATCCACAGCAATGGAACAAACCGGTTCAACACCAGCGACATCAGGTGAGAGTTCAACGTCCGGGGCAACAGATCCTCAGGAAAAGGTGGAGCTAACGATCTCAGCGGCAGCCAGTCTGACGGATGCCATGAAGGAAATTGAAACGAATTTTGAAGCTGCGAATCCCAATGTGGAGCTTAACTTCAACTTTGGTGCATCCGGTGCATTGCAACAGCAAATTGAACAAGGCGCGCCAGCAGATGTTTTTGTATCGGCTGCGACCAAAAATATGAACGCGCTCGTGGATGAGAAACTGATTGCCTCCGGTGATCAGAAGAATTTGCTGCAAAATTCATTGGTAGCCATAATTCCAGCGGACAGTTCAGATACCGTAACAAGCGAGAAGGATCTGACGGCGGATTCCATCCAAACCGTAGCGATTGGTATACCGGAAAGTGTGCCTGCGGGAACCTATGCTAAGGAAGCATTGACCAATGCCAAACTATGGGATCAGTTGGAAGGTAAGCTTGTACAAGGCAAGGATGTCAGACAGGTTCTGCAATATGTAGAAACAAGCAATGCGGATGCGGGATTTGTGTACAAAACGGATGCGCTCACTTCTGATCAGGTGAAAATTGCATTTGAAGTGGACAAGAAAAGCTATACACCTGCCAATTATCCAGTAGGGATTATTGAAGGTACGAAGTACCGGACAGAAGCAGAACAATTCTACACGTATTTGCAAACGCCTGAAGTGCTTGATGTATTTGCCAAGTACGGGTTCTCCATTCCGGAATGAATGTGAGCGCAATAGACTGGGCGGTATTCTGGCCACCGGTTCGTCTTTCCCTTCAAGTTGCGCTGTTGTCCAGTGTGATCGCAGCAGTGTTTGGCATCGCTGTGGCCTGGAAGATGTCGCGTACCTCGTTCCGTGGCAAAATTTTTCTGGAAACGGCATTTA
Above is a window of Paenibacillus sp. E222 DNA encoding:
- the modA gene encoding molybdate ABC transporter substrate-binding protein, translating into MKKSIGYVLGSMSLGLALVLAGCGASTDSKDTSTAMEQTGSTPATSGESSTSGATDPQEKVELTISAAASLTDAMKEIETNFEAANPNVELNFNFGASGALQQQIEQGAPADVFVSAATKNMNALVDEKLIASGDQKNLLQNSLVAIIPADSSDTVTSEKDLTADSIQTVAIGIPESVPAGTYAKEALTNAKLWDQLEGKLVQGKDVRQVLQYVETSNADAGFVYKTDALTSDQVKIAFEVDKKSYTPANYPVGIIEGTKYRTEAEQFYTYLQTPEVLDVFAKYGFSIPE